The sequence below is a genomic window from Mugil cephalus isolate CIBA_MC_2020 chromosome 14, CIBA_Mcephalus_1.1, whole genome shotgun sequence.
GTTGAGAGCCTGTACTTTACTGCTGCAATGGCGAAATTtgccagtttgggattaataaagcatctatctatccaaGCTTGAATACATTGgcacatacattcacacatcaTACATGTACTGACTTCAGCGACGTGTGGTCGGGGGAGGCAGAGCCCAGTGGTTTGTACtataaaagatttatttttcatttagctTCACCAACTTTTGGTTATTTTTCAATTTCCCATTCAAACACTTGGAAGCGAGTGAGAgcatatttctgtctgtgtgactgATTGACTCACATACCTTTATACACCTACATACATAAAAAGCgcacagacagagaaacatcagtgaaggagaaagtgtgagtgtgagagcattaagtgtttgtgtgatagTCTGAGTGTTTGAGGGTGAGGAGAGATGGGAGATGTAGGGAGGATGGAGGCAAGGCCACCAGAAAGAGCCAGATCTAATGTGTGGGAGCACTTTGGCCTTATTACCCCAGAAAAGGTCGAGTGTTTGAGAGTACGAAACGCTACAGCCGAAGCGACAGTCGAGGTTCAGCGGTATTTGTCAGAGTGGTTTGTCTCCGGAGGAGAAGACCCTTTAAAACACTGGCACTTAAGGACGGCAATTTATCCGAACTTGTACGAGCTCACCAGACGTTATAAGGCACAACCACACAAGCACATCATTATTTCattgaaataatataaatcaAGCATTACAATGTACATACTGTAGATCCTGTATTGTTAAACAGTGCCTCCCTGTTTAATGACCCATTGCCATTTACTGCGGATGCTGTTCACACTTTAATCCAGCAGATGTCGCTACATTTAATTGTATCAAATGCTTCAAAACACTGAACCATTTCAACACAGTTAATTCAGATTGATTCAGTTTGTCCATCACTACACAGAAACATGGCGTGGACATGTGAGAGGAACACACAGGCAACATAACACACTCACCGGGGGGAAACATCAGAAggtaacatcaacaacacaacagagaacaaagagaaaggcagCGCTAGAAATACACAAGAGGCTCAGGGATGATAAGACTCAAGTgagaccaataagcaatcacacacggaaacacaacagacaggaaatcaactacttagcaaaataaaacaggaaacacagaacaAGACACAGACATCAAGACTGAAACACGAGgcacgacagacaggaagttaagaaactcaacaaaataaaacaggaaactcaaaaccatGATCACAAACGACAGTACCAGGACAAGAAGGTTTCCAACATAACATCTGAGATTataacagaaagaaacactctgaatcacttcaacatttattttacagttttaatgtatattaaaacatatacaaacatctttcctttcacacaaacatttctttcaacGTTCTTTCATATCATATTAGCCTAACAGCATTATTGccttagtcatttatttttacttactgtacaatatcaataaaaaatataaaatggagGGACATCTGAAATACAAGGTTTCACCAATAAATAAGGACCTTTCCAATATGGAAAAAgttcacaaataataaaaacatcaacaagtCAGTAGTGTCTCATAGTGTATTATAGTGTAATGTAGTGTATCATAATGTAGCAACATgtattaaagataaaaaaaactcagaaatcACATCCTGGATGTCCTGGTTGAAACctgtataaatgtgtatatgttgtgaatgttttgaaaatggaaatatcAATTGTCAAGAGAGACAACCACTTAAACACACATCTACGGCAAAATCAtgaataataatagtaattactAATACTCTTAACAACTGACATGATTATGAACAAGACCTTcaaagtgttttatatttagtcTGAAATCTGACGAGTAcatccagtttctcttcacattcagctcatggactcatgtctgacattttcttttacagttcaCTGGCTGGGTTCTGTCTTTAGTTTCAGGACCTGTTGGTGTtttgaaatgtagaaaatcccGACATTAACAGTATTTAACAGATTAATCATAAATAATGGTTTGTTGGAGCcctacatactgtacatgatgACTCAATGTTTCCAGTTCAAAGTTCATCAAACGTCACTTTAAGGTTTGAAGGAgattagaaaatgtttttaactcagGAAATTAATTATCACATTTAGCTGTTGATTCATCAGTTTTCTACAAACAGTTTTCGTTTCATTGACATTCCTCTTAGTCTCAGTCTCCTGCTACTGATGGATTTGATGTTTCTCATGAAGTTTTTCTGGAGACTTCAGATTTCTACCAGGACAAATCCTCATTTTCTTCCAGGTAAATTATCTGTAACATGTCATAACTGTAGCagaataaatactaaataatttaaactttaaatgatGTATGACTTCAACAGACTCTATAACAGATGAATAAACTAGTAGCAGACTGACCCAGAGGAAGAGCTGAGACAGTCAGAGTTAATAAAGACGTCTAATATTTCTACaactaaaatgaactaaaatgattttaaaagaaagactgAGACTGACGACACAAACAATTAAACTTTCTTACCCCCAAAAACGTTCAACACGGAAACCAGATGCATCATGAATGATTTTACAGCTATAACGAGACACTTCAGATTTTAAAACCTCCACACGGTCTCTTCTCACGAAGATGTCGTCTTTATTCACAGAAACTCCTGTACTCAtcactccgtcctctctggttagaatACGGCCGTTCCTCTTCATTTTCAGAGTGATGTTGTTTGGGTAGAAGCCTTTGACCACACATAATAACATgacttttgtttcatctttctGGTTCTTCTTCCACATCACCACATCAGGTTtatctggaagcagaaaagatgaggtgatgtttggagggagtCTATgtagcagcatgatacagaccaatgtcaccacatatGATCAGTTTATAACACTGACGTCCTCATAATGAACTCCATCAGTCCAGTTTCAGTTGTTTGCTACAGCATAATGTCAGTTGGTctgtctcaaaaaaaaacaataatcagtTTACACTTTCATCTTTTTAGTTTATCTTAATGTAAATAACATGAACAGAGACAACATTTAATTGTGTCAGAATCATTTCTTCAAAATTCAGGATAACATCAGCCACgtgttttaaatcagtcctgcacagacaccaacacacacagtattcacaacagaaaggacagaaaggacagagaggacgtACCTGAGGTGGAGATTGTTCTGTTTCTGGCTGCtcctgtaaacaaacagagagaatgaagtgaTGGTTGATGGTAGAAGTTGTTGTATTGAAGGACTTGTACTTGTCCACAGTCCAATAATAACAGAGCTCTGATAACAGACTCACTCCATTGTTCTTCTGGAGGAAAAGATTCTGTGGAATCTTGGTGTAAATACACTACAGACAACTCTGGATTACAGGACCTAcaatcattgatgttgttgaacaCAGTGAAGATACACAACTCTGAACCTACCACAGATGCGTTTTATGAACCAATACAACAGCACCACAACCAGGAGCAGGACTCCTCCCACTCCACCACCGATGACAGCAGTGCTGAGTCCaccagagtgaggaggaggaggaagatgatgatctGAAACCCAGAAAAAATTgccatcagtttgtgtgtattagtgaaatgtggatgtaaagtctcagcaaagattgaatttaatgactaaacaaagtgaaatcagtggttagtgaaggagagaaacatgtgagcttcaaaactaaaccagagtgTCAGAGTATTCTCAGATGAGACTATGTGAAGACAACTTCTACCTGTTCTCTAGTTACAATCATCTCACTCACTTCAATTCAACCAGATTAAACCAACATTCTTACCCCAGGATTTCTCCACATTCATACCAGATGCAGCATTTGGATCattatgacctggatgactgagaagcttcacagacacatcttcTCCAAACATCACTCTTTGTGCCGTCCAACAAGGTGACTCACTTCACATGACATTGTTCTGACTATTGGTagtagggatgtccgataatatcggccgatattaacCTTTTTTGTAATATCGGTTCATAtcgttatcggttttaccaccgataatgaaaacagataacataatgcccgggttgtgctgctgatgcttgtggggtcctgagacatttaccggCGCGCAATTGATGACCTCATCAAACCGCACctggagccaaaacaacaacagagtgtagctagtgtggctaacaggttgcttgctacctaaaattagtctgggacaaaaaaaagcctgcatatatcggtataccatatcggttgatatcggaatcggaaattaagaatttggacaatatcggatatcggcaaaaagtcaatatcagaCATCCCTAATTGGTAGCCGTGgcttacatttaaaacagaataGTTACCCaacattgtatttgtttttgttggtttgttgcatgcactgtgttgctgtgtcactgtgaggctgGTGAAGACGGAAAGATtcgaaaaatgaagcggcagaatgagaagacttcagccaaaaaaaggtgctgtgCACCAGacatccctgatttctggggtcAGTCCCCTTTTTGGACATGTCCTCCGGTTATAGATGTCCCTGAAAGTGTCCCCAGTTTTAGcactttatgaatgagaaaaacaatGTTGAGTCCTGGCATAAGTTCTGGATGAGTCCAGGCGCTGGGGTATGAGTTGGAGGGACAGGTTGACACGTCATCCACAGATCTGTTTGACCTGTAGGTAAACTGCAGGGATCCAGGAGTGAGACTGTCCTTCAGGTGTGAGAGCAAATGTTGCTCAAAAGACTTCATTACCGCCCATGTCAGAGCCACAGGGCGGTAGTCATGGAGTCCAGGAGTTCTTGGCATCATGGGATGATGGTTGAGGCCTTGAAGCAAGCTGGCACAtttcttctgttgtgttgtacagtgaatatattttgtgcattttagtGAGTATATGTTTacggtttattttattttattttattctatatttttatgcaacaaacaccaaggcaaattccttggTTATAAGCCAACATCATTATTTCGAAatcaattatttaatttcagATGAACTGAGCTGAGTGTCAGAGACGTTTCAGTCATTAGAGACCAGTCACTGCAGCCTCCGAAATAATGTGACATCTCagctccagtgttcagtcattttcttcacatttctttaGACAAACACTTGTAGAGACGACACTGTTAGCAGCTCTGATACAAATCAACTCTGGATCCAACCAGAGTCTAGAAAACTACACACAATCGTTTTACATCTCTGTATTATTAgttttcagaagaaaaacatcaaagaacaaTTTTGAGAAGATTCTTACCCCAGGATGTCTCCACATTCATATCAGATGTagcatgaatgacttcacagctgaaatcagACTTGTCTGATTTTTTAATCTCCACATAGTCTCTTCTCTGGAAGGTGTCGTCTTCATTTGGACGAACTCCTGAGGTCAccactctgtcctctctggttagaatACGGCCGTTTCTCTTGATATTGAGGACGATGTCTTTCGGGTAGAAGCCTGTGGCCAGACACGTCAAAATGACGTTGGTCTCAACTTTGGTGTTTCTCGCAAACAAGAACACTTCAGGAGaagctggaaacagaaagagacacataCTGTTGATTCTAGAACTAGAAACACAAGCTTCATTTATCTTCTCGCAGCATTTACTGAACATGACTGAGCTCTGACCGCTACTTCTAGATTTCCTTAAAGAGCTGATTGTCTTACATCAGCTGTAGCTTGAAGTAAATATTTCAGTAAGTCACCAACATGAGACGTCCATCAGGGATTACTAAACCTACTTCCATCAGGGATTACTAAACCTACTTCCATCAGGTATTACTAAACCCACTTCCACTATCTCTACtaataaaaaacttaaatataaaataatttcatgctTTACATACGGGCTTTTCTTATCTGATTTTCGCCTAAACTCCTGAACTTCCCCAGCCAGTCCATGCACTCGTTCTCCAGGTAGCCTTTGGTATATTCTGTCGGGACCTGGACATCATCCCACTTCCTCTTGGTGGGGACAGCTGCATCAGTCGGGGCGACCCAGACTGAGTGGATATAATCGAAGGACAGGAAGTCGTTTCCATCATAACCATACGTGTTTATGCCACGGTGATATCGTAAAGAGTCGTTAGGTCCTTCCACACCTTCACAGCCGACCATCCACTGGAGAACATGGACGTCTGGAACCAAACAAAGCTCGTATCTAAAAGGTCCagagtgaaatgtgtttgaggAGTTTTACAGAGCGGTGGATCTTACCGGTGTCATTCTGTCTCATCCGTTTCATCAGGATGTCGATGTTGACCTTGAACCACTGCTGCTTGCTCCGGCGGGACTGTGTTCCTTTGTCCCAGTACTCTTTAGAAAGTTGCTCTTCCATCCAGGGCTGTTTGGGAACTTTGGTCTGATGCTCACTGTCGTAGTAGTCGATCATCTTGCCGTCCAGCAGACCCATGGCTGTGAACTCGTGGATGCCCGGGAGTCCCACAGGTTTGGAGAGGGCCGTGTAGATGTACGTGAGGGAATGTTTCTCTGAGAATCACACAGGTACAAAAATTTATCATCTACGTGGCAGCAGGTTAGATCCACTGACATTGACTGTGTAGAGAATTCATCCCAACAGAAAGAGACGATCGTACTGGGCCTGCAGAGGCAGTGCCAAGCTGAAGGCTACGCATTTAGCGAAAAAGATATGAACCCTGTGTTTTATCTGTGGCCATGGGGAATGTGAACTGAACACttgaaacaacagcagcattaTATGTATGCGTAGCATCCTGCTTGGCATCTCTCAGTTCAGaacttttaaagaaattttCAAAGCTCTTACAAACATTTAAAGGCTCTTCTGAAACCTGATTTTATTAGCAATTTTATCTGCTTTTTACCAACACAGTGAACACTGTGTGAcactgacagaggaggaagagcagtcTGTATCAACTGATTACCAGCATCCATTAGCCCAAATAGCTACATCACTCTCGGCTAAACTCTGGGAGTCTTTGACCACTGCCTGGTCCATCTCATTCCAACCTACAGGCACAATCTGAAATGTGCTCAGCCTGCAGTGAGGACTGTgaagagatggacagatgagtCAAAGATGCAGTTACAGGCTTTGACTCATTGTTACGTCTTTGAAGCTGCAGCCTCAGACTTGGACGAACAGACGGACACTGTGACGTCGTACATCAGCTTTGGTGAGGACATGTGCATACAGTAgcggtgggtattggcaaggacttcatgatacgaGACATAATGATATTACgatatatattgcaatattctacatagtccactgagaattttttaaatgtattttaaaatacaagCTGTACATCAGCTGACTGTGATAATTCAGTGGACAAACTGGGTCAAACCAACAACATTAATTCAACTCAATTcaaatccatttccagtttattgcactgcACAGAAAGTGGATCAAGTTTTGTGCCACTTAAATATCAAAATACAGTTCACAATTGTCTCCTTGAACAAAAATGTCACCGTCTGAGCACTGAACAGGTCTCATCTCCTACTatcacttatcctcactagggtggcggccactgaacagatgtgaaaataaaatgcctatGCATACGCATTGTCTAAGTACTGTGTTATCCAGTGTAGTTTGCTTCAGTTCAACAGGATTCGGCGGCTGCGGTTTCTCATGGTGTCTCATTAGATGAGTTCACAAGTTGCTGGTGTTCACTGAATATCTAACAGGGGCAAAGCACAGTTTGCGTACTCTTTGTCCATCTTATTACTTCCTGTCTCCAAACGTAAGCTTCCaattttgattgtgtttcaAATTGTGCCGCCACCACCACTAGGCTCTTCTACTACTTGCCTGTCCACTTCTGACTGCTTTGCTCAGCACTGTAGAAGTCGTTCACTATCGGCCCAaagcatcatttttttcttttttcatttaaaatcgatattaagacattcaaagtCGATATTGCATAGGAAGAAAAAGTAACGCAATATATTgccacatttatattttttccaacCCAAGCGTACGGACCAAAACCTCCTGCATTTTCAACAAGAACAAACCATGGTTCACTGCATGACTGAGACAATTACGCCAGGACAAGGAAGAGGCCTACAGGAGTTGACATCAGGGCCTATACAAGCAGACCAGGAACAAGCTGACGAAGAAGAAGGGCACCAAAGAGGAATTACAGTGAAAAGTTGTCAAACAGCTTTTCTGGAACAGTCTGGAAAGGCCTGCACAGAAActtgaataactgacgggaacatgtcctcctcctccacactaggtggggatatgtgtcttttcagcaggttaacaccatgttaatacggccccttaTTTATGACAGTCTGGTGTTTAGAATAACCCAGCACATCATCAACATCTATCACAGTAAACGACACTAAATATGAACCAGTTTACATGACTAAAACTCAACAAAGGAGTCACCTACAACAACTAATTCAactaaaactactttaaatgttCAACAGCTAAAATGATTTAGTTTCGTTTGTAACTCGACTTTAATCAAAGGTTCATAAAACAGTGACTTACCGCTGTTTACCGTCACTACTGTCCCCAGAACaactacaaacaccagcaggaaCATTTAGAAAACAAACTTGATTCTATTCTCGTTTAAACTTAGTTTCATTAAACTTTTTATCGTGTTATTTCTCTTCGTCTCAGTTTGATCAACAACGGTCCACTCCCTGGTTTCACCTGGCATTACCTGTTGTCTTGTGACGTTCAAAGGTCCTCCGTTTATATTCATTGTCTCCATGGTAATAACCTAGTCTATGGTAGAGACTCATGTAGTTTAGTGGAAGACAGTGACCCGGGTTATTTTCAGTGGTACAAATTAATTGGTTCCTAAATGCCTCACACAGGTAGCATAAAATCATTcttaaaaccacaagtaaaaataaaataagattaaaataatgattattaGTTTGGATTAATTCTTAATTAGTTAATATTTCTTGTATAACATCCAGTGATTTACTGTCAGTTTCAGTCTTGAAAATGatctaaaataattaaattaattccaGACAGTGTCTCTCTGAGGTGTTTAGGAACAAATACAATGATTTCAGTTTATCTGAGTTAAAGTAGAAAGTTAAAGGTTTGACTGATAAGTTGTAGAAACCaaatatcttcttcttctactgaattAATTCAGNNNNNNNNNNNNNNNNNNNNNNNNNNNNNNNNNNNNNNNNNNNNNNNNNNNNNNNNNNNNNNNNNNNNNNNNNNNNNNNNNNNNNNNNNNNNNNNNNNNNNNNNNNNNNNNNNNNNNNNNNNNNNNNNNNNNNNNNNNNNNNNNNNNNNNNNNNNNNNNNNNNNNNNNNNNNNNNNNNNNNNNNNNNNNNNNNNNNNNNNNNNNNNNNNNNNNNNNNNNNNNNNNNNNNNNNNNNNNNNNNNNNNNNNNNNNNNNNNNNNNNNNNNNNNNNNNNNNNNNNNNNNNNNNNNNNNNNNNNNNNNNNNNNNNNNNNNNNNNNNNNNNNNNNNNNNNNNNNNNNNNNNNNNNNNNNNNNNNNNNNNNNNNNNNNNNNNNNNNNNNNNNNNNNNNNNNNNNNNNNNNNNNNNNNNNNNNNNNNNNNNNNNNNNNNNNNNNNNNNNNNNNNNNNNNNNNNNNNNNNNNNNNNNNNNNNNNNNNNNNNNNNNNNNNNNNNNNNNNNNGTGCTCTGTAGACAGACTCATGTGTTGTCTTTAGGTTTTAGTGTGAAAGAAGGGATGACATATACATCTACAATAACTCTGATGTTCATGTCTCTAgacaatgacaacacaacaaaccatcCTGAGGCTGAGAGTCTCCTGGAAGAAAAGGTCCAGGATCAGTCTGACGTCTCCATAAACACAGAATCCATCCATCAGTGAGCAggagactgagactgagacgtaaatgaaaactaaatctgAGCCGAACAATGTGAAGAGAAGGAGTTTAAAGTTTGATGTTAAAGAAGCGTTTCCCTGCAGTGAGGACTTTCTccagtgtgtgtggtgttggtagtaaaacatttaaagtgtgACTACTGGGACGGCCTGTGGTGCGTTCACTGCACATCTACAGCTCCAGTGGTCAGAGTTCACTTGTGTCTCATGTCTCTGAAACACTAAGGAGTTCAGAGTCCTAGAGTCATAAGAGCAGCTCCAATCAGCATCAGTATCTATATTTATGAGCTCAGGGTTGAAGCCTCGTAGCCTCCACTGATTCAGACGCTGCCAAAGCTTCATcacattattaacatttattcagtGAATTCATTTACGTCTGAAACACACTGAGCTCTAGTTTTAGCCAAAAGgagcttccaaaaaaaaaaaagacattttctgtgatttatttagacAATTGGCAAAGAGAAAACATACAGCACTGACTTCTGATGCCTCTCAGCCAGTGCCTGGCTCACCTGTCACTTTCTGTTTATGACCTCACCTGGTGTGCACCAGTTACCTgatgccttcaaaataaaaacacaaacaaataatcaaaacaaacagaaatactaatgttaaacaaataaaacaaagaactaatatttaaacaggattaaaaagaataacaaatagctccaacaacacacaaagagatTTGTTAGTACCACTATGACACATGTCtgtattattgtttattaaagTATTGACTTGTATTCGTCGTCTAGAGAAAAGCTGCTCATCTCTCCCCTTCAGTGTGTCTGTCCCACAGCAGAGAAATTGCATTAATggagatgtttttattctttg
It includes:
- the LOC125019928 gene encoding H-2 class I histocompatibility antigen, Q10 alpha chain-like isoform X6, translated to MFLLVFVVVLGTVVTVNSEKHSLTYIYTALSKPVGLPGIHEFTAMGLLDGKMIDYYDSEHQTKVPKQPWMEEQLSKEYWDKGTQSRRSKQQWFKVNIDILMKRMRQNDTDVHVLQWMVGCEGVEGPNDSLRYHRGINTYGYDGNDFLSFDYIHSVWVAPTDAAVPTKRKWDDVQVPTEYTKGYLENECMDWLGKFRSLGENQIRKAPSPEVFLFARNTKVETNVILTCLATGFYPKDIVLNIKRNGRILTREDRVVTSGVRPNEDDTFQRRDYVEIKKSDKSDFSCEVIHATSDMNVETSWDHHLPPPPHSGGLSTAVIGGGVGGVLLLVVVLLYWFIKRICGRFRVVYLHCVQQHQ
- the LOC125019928 gene encoding H-2 class I histocompatibility antigen, Q10 alpha chain-like isoform X3, which gives rise to MGLLDGKMIDYYDSEHQTKVPKQPWMEEQLSKEYWDKGTQSRRSKQQWFKVNIDILMKRMRQNDTDVHVLQWMVGCEGVEGPNDSLRYHRGINTYGYDGNDFLSFDYIHSVWVAPTDAAVPTKRKWDDVQVPTEYTKGYLENECMDWLGKFRSLGENQIRKAPSPEVFLFARNTKVETNVILTCLATGFYPKDIVLNIKRNGRILTREDRVVTSGVRPNEDDTFQRRDYVEIKKSDKSDFSCEVIHATSDMNVETSWDHHLPPPPHSGGLSTAVIGGGVGGVLLLVVVLLYWFIKRICGAARNRTISTSDKPDVVMWKKNQKDETKVMLLCVVKGFYPNNITLKMKRNGRILTREDGVMSTGVSVNKDDIFVRRDRVEVLKSEVSRYSCKIIHDASGFRVERFWG
- the LOC125019928 gene encoding H-2 class I histocompatibility antigen, Q10 alpha chain-like isoform X4; the protein is MFLLVFVVVLGTVVTVNSEKHSLTYIYTALSKPVGLPGIHEFTAMGLLDGKMIDYYDSEHQTKVPKQPWMEEQLSKEYWDKGTQSRRSKQQWFKVNIDILMKRMRQNDTDVHVLQWMVGCEGVEGPNDSLRYHRGINTYGYDGNDFLSFDYIHSVWVAPTDAAVPTKRKWDDVQVPTEYTKGYLENECMDWLGKFRSLGENQIRKAPSPEVFLFARNTKVETNVILTCLATGFYPKDIVLNIKRNGRILTREDRVVTSGVRPNEDDTFQRRDYVEIKKSDKSDFSCEVIHATSDMNVETSWDHHLPPPPHSGGLSTAVIGGGVGGVLLLVVVLLYWFIKRICGTASEKDKVKYKDKVKVNVISSQDMKGYDRSQSSSSSSSSIDSGVSVKDKEAESLLNGNVQV
- the LOC125019928 gene encoding H-2 class I histocompatibility antigen, Q10 alpha chain-like isoform X2, with protein sequence MFLLVFVVLLGTVVTVNSEKHSLTYIYTALSKPVGLPGIHEFTAMGLLDGKMIDYYDSEHQTKVPKQPWMEEQLSKEYWDKGTQSRRSKQQWFKVNIDILMKRMRQNDTDVHVLQWMVGCEGVEGPNDSLRYHRGINTYGYDGNDFLSFDYIHSVWVAPTDAAVPTKRKWDDVQVPTEYTKGYLENECMDWLGKFRSLGENQIRKAPSPEVFLFARNTKVETNVILTCLATGFYPKDIVLNIKRNGRILTREDRVVTSGVRPNEDDTFQRRDYVEIKKSDKSDFSCEVIHATSDMNVETSWDHHLPPPPHSGGLSTAVIGGGVGGVLLLVVVLLYWFIKRICGAARNRTISTSDKPDVVMWKKNQKDETKVMLLCVVKGFYPNNITLKMKRNGRILTREDGVMSTGVSVNKDDIFVRRDRVEVLKSEVSRYSCKIIHDASGFRVERFWG
- the LOC125019928 gene encoding H-2 class I histocompatibility antigen, Q10 alpha chain-like isoform X1 — protein: MFLLVFVVVLGTVVTVNSEKHSLTYIYTALSKPVGLPGIHEFTAMGLLDGKMIDYYDSEHQTKVPKQPWMEEQLSKEYWDKGTQSRRSKQQWFKVNIDILMKRMRQNDTDVHVLQWMVGCEGVEGPNDSLRYHRGINTYGYDGNDFLSFDYIHSVWVAPTDAAVPTKRKWDDVQVPTEYTKGYLENECMDWLGKFRSLGENQIRKAPSPEVFLFARNTKVETNVILTCLATGFYPKDIVLNIKRNGRILTREDRVVTSGVRPNEDDTFQRRDYVEIKKSDKSDFSCEVIHATSDMNVETSWDHHLPPPPHSGGLSTAVIGGGVGGVLLLVVVLLYWFIKRICGAARNRTISTSDKPDVVMWKKNQKDETKVMLLCVVKGFYPNNITLKMKRNGRILTREDGVMSTGVSVNKDDIFVRRDRVEVLKSEVSRYSCKIIHDASGFRVERFWG